In endosymbiont of unidentified scaly snail isolate Monju, the following are encoded in one genomic region:
- the acs gene encoding acetate--CoA ligase has protein sequence MSKVYPVPADFAARAHVNAEQYQAMYQRSVEDPEGFWAEQAEQYLTFFDKWDKVLDWSYMEDDLHIEWFKGAKLNVSYNCLDRHLDTRGDQTAILWEPDDPNTEGRAVSYRELHADVCRFANALKARGVKKGDRVSIYMPMIPEAVVAMLACTRIGAVHSIVFSAFSPDSLASRTLDSDCQVLITADQSIRGGKVLPLKANADKALEQCPNVHSCFVVRRGGEPVEWNDDRDIWYHEALEAAEPVCEPERMDAEDPLFILYTSGSTGKPKGVLHTTAGYLLQAAMTHKLVFDYKDGEVYWCTADIGWITGHSYIVYGPLTNGAISLMFEGVPTWPDAGRFWQVCDKHNVASFYTAPTAIRALMAQGDEPVKATSRKSLRLLGTVGEPINPEAWEWYYQVVGDGRCPIVDTWWQTETGAHMITPLPGATPLKPGSASWPFFGVQPVLLDDQGNEIEGNPAQGNLAIKHPWPSQMRTVYGDHKRFYDTYFSMYKGYYFTGDGARRDENGYYWITGRVDDVLNVSGHRLGTAEIESALVLHEKVAEAAVVGYPHEITGQGIYAYVTLMKGVEGSDALKKELIELVRKEIGPIAKINLIQWAPGLPKTRSGKIMRRILRKIAANELDNLGDTSTLADPSVVDNLIENRLNR, from the coding sequence ATGTCCAAGGTCTATCCCGTCCCGGCAGACTTCGCCGCCCGGGCCCATGTCAATGCCGAACAGTACCAGGCGATGTACCAACGCTCGGTCGAAGACCCCGAGGGCTTCTGGGCCGAGCAGGCCGAGCAGTACCTGACCTTCTTCGACAAGTGGGACAAGGTGCTCGACTGGTCCTACATGGAAGACGACCTGCACATCGAATGGTTCAAGGGCGCGAAGCTGAACGTCAGCTACAACTGCCTGGACCGTCACCTCGACACCCGCGGCGACCAGACCGCCATCCTCTGGGAGCCGGACGACCCCAACACCGAGGGCCGCGCGGTCAGTTACCGCGAGCTGCACGCGGATGTCTGCCGATTCGCCAACGCGCTCAAGGCACGCGGCGTGAAGAAGGGGGACCGCGTCTCCATCTACATGCCGATGATCCCCGAGGCGGTGGTGGCCATGCTCGCCTGCACCCGCATCGGCGCAGTGCATTCCATCGTCTTCTCCGCCTTCTCGCCGGACTCGCTGGCCAGCCGCACCCTCGACTCCGACTGCCAGGTGCTGATCACCGCCGACCAGTCGATCCGCGGCGGCAAGGTGCTGCCGTTGAAGGCCAATGCCGACAAGGCACTGGAACAGTGCCCCAATGTTCATAGCTGTTTCGTGGTGCGCCGCGGTGGCGAGCCGGTGGAATGGAACGACGATCGCGATATCTGGTACCACGAGGCGCTCGAAGCCGCCGAGCCGGTCTGCGAGCCCGAGCGGATGGACGCCGAGGACCCCTTGTTCATCCTCTACACCTCCGGTTCCACCGGCAAGCCCAAGGGCGTGCTGCACACCACCGCCGGCTACCTGCTGCAGGCAGCCATGACCCACAAGCTGGTGTTCGACTACAAGGACGGCGAGGTCTACTGGTGCACCGCCGACATCGGCTGGATCACCGGTCACAGCTACATCGTCTATGGCCCGCTCACCAACGGCGCCATCTCGCTGATGTTCGAGGGCGTGCCCACCTGGCCCGATGCCGGGCGCTTCTGGCAGGTCTGTGACAAGCACAATGTCGCCAGCTTCTACACCGCGCCGACTGCGATCCGCGCCTTGATGGCGCAGGGCGACGAGCCGGTCAAGGCAACCTCGCGCAAGAGCCTGCGCCTGCTCGGCACCGTCGGCGAACCCATCAACCCCGAGGCCTGGGAGTGGTACTACCAGGTGGTCGGCGACGGACGCTGCCCCATCGTCGACACCTGGTGGCAGACCGAGACCGGCGCGCACATGATCACCCCCCTGCCCGGCGCCACTCCGCTCAAGCCGGGCTCGGCTTCCTGGCCCTTCTTCGGCGTGCAGCCGGTACTGCTGGACGATCAGGGCAACGAGATCGAAGGCAACCCCGCCCAGGGCAACCTCGCCATCAAACACCCCTGGCCGTCACAGATGCGCACCGTCTACGGCGACCACAAGCGCTTCTACGACACTTATTTCTCCATGTACAAGGGCTACTACTTCACCGGCGATGGCGCACGCCGCGACGAGAACGGCTACTACTGGATCACCGGGCGGGTCGACGACGTGCTCAACGTCTCCGGCCACCGCCTGGGCACCGCCGAGATCGAATCGGCGCTGGTGCTGCACGAGAAAGTCGCCGAGGCCGCGGTGGTCGGCTATCCCCACGAGATCACGGGGCAAGGCATCTACGCCTATGTCACCCTGATGAAGGGCGTAGAGGGCAGCGACGCGCTGAAGAAGGAACTGATCGAGCTGGTGCGCAAGGAGATCGGCCCCATCGCCAAGATCAACCTCATCCAGTGGGCGCCGGGCCTGCCCAAGACCCGTTCCGGCAAGATCATGCGCCGCATCCTGCGCAAGATCGCCGCCAACGAGCTGGACAACCTGGGCGACACCTCGACCCTGGCCGACCCCTCGGTGGTGGACAACCTCATCGAAAACCGCCTCAACCGCTGA
- the trmD gene encoding tRNA (guanosine(37)-N1)-methyltransferase TrmD: MRFDVVTLFPEMFEALRAGIPGRALEQGLAELVLWNPRNYTHDVHRTVDDRPYGGGPGMVMKVEPLLAAIEAARAQAPDSPVLYLSPQGRRFDQPAARALAQRPGLILLAGRYEGIDERIVEACVDEEWSIGDYVLSGGELPAMVMIDAVIRLLPGALGHADSAQQDSFSEGLLDCPHYTRPEEILGRRVPEVLLSGDHERIRRWRLQQALGRTWLRRPELLEGRPLDDEEQALLDEFRRVCEGGPTD; the protein is encoded by the coding sequence ATGCGCTTCGATGTCGTCACCCTGTTCCCTGAAATGTTCGAGGCGCTGCGCGCGGGCATCCCTGGGCGCGCCCTGGAACAGGGCCTGGCCGAACTGGTGCTGTGGAACCCGCGTAACTACACGCACGATGTCCACCGCACCGTGGACGACCGTCCCTATGGCGGCGGGCCGGGCATGGTGATGAAGGTCGAGCCACTGCTGGCCGCCATCGAGGCGGCGCGGGCACAGGCACCGGACAGCCCGGTGCTGTACCTCAGCCCGCAGGGGCGGCGCTTCGACCAGCCGGCGGCACGCGCGCTGGCGCAGCGTCCGGGGCTGATCCTGCTCGCTGGCCGCTACGAGGGCATCGACGAGCGCATCGTCGAGGCCTGCGTGGACGAGGAATGGTCGATCGGCGACTATGTCCTGTCCGGTGGCGAGCTGCCGGCGATGGTGATGATCGATGCGGTCATCCGTCTGCTGCCGGGGGCGCTGGGACATGCGGATTCGGCGCAGCAGGACTCGTTCTCCGAGGGCTTGCTGGACTGCCCGCACTATACGCGGCCCGAGGAGATCCTCGGCCGGCGGGTGCCGGAGGTGCTGCTCTCCGGTGACCACGAGCGCATCCGCCGCTGGCGGTTGCAGCAGGCGCTGGGCCGAACCTGGCTGCGGCGCCCCGAGCTGCTGGAAGGCCGGCCGCTCGATGACGAGGAGCAGGCACTGCTCGACGAATTCCGGCGCGTCTGCGAGGGCGGGCCGACCGACTGA
- a CDS encoding AF1514 family protein, whose translation MNAEDDTPACPLPKPPDFASVERLSLHPDPAPADYREAMRLADAEARARFGEDWMLLSWYDRDRDFESPQHASECHADSAIPGYVDYGLNHGARLMVDIGDGRFVFFYRPVELD comes from the coding sequence ATGAACGCGGAAGATGACACTCCCGCCTGCCCCCTGCCCAAGCCGCCCGACTTCGCTAGCGTCGAGCGACTGAGCCTGCACCCCGATCCCGCACCCGCCGACTACCGCGAGGCGATGCGGCTGGCCGATGCCGAGGCGCGCGCCCGTTTCGGCGAGGACTGGATGCTGTTGTCCTGGTACGACCGTGACCGCGATTTCGAATCACCGCAGCACGCCAGTGAATGCCACGCGGACAGCGCGATACCCGGCTACGTGGACTACGGCCTGAACCACGGGGCACGTCTGATGGTGGATATCGGCGACGGGCGCTTCGTGTTCTTCTACCGGCCCGTGGAACTGGACTGA
- a CDS encoding ankyrin repeat domain-containing protein, whose translation MKKCLIHYLLPLLLALLSTGCSAPDEPTISLYLAIQRSDIEQLERHLHWGTPADQPLPNGRYPLHEVAAHGRVVMLKMLLKHGVRIDSRDPDGQTPLDVAILNGRTQAAQVLIRAGATFDPSQLLLEAARRKVSDRDVVRLLKRHGADMEVRDEQGNTPLLIAAANGNHRLVHYLIEFGADTNARNAAGETALIIARRLKRPELEEFLLANGAIDSKP comes from the coding sequence ATGAAGAAATGCCTCATCCACTACCTGCTGCCGCTGCTGCTCGCCCTGCTGAGCACGGGATGTAGTGCGCCCGACGAACCGACCATCTCGCTGTACCTGGCGATCCAGCGCAGCGACATCGAACAGCTCGAGCGCCACTTGCACTGGGGCACGCCGGCGGACCAGCCGTTGCCCAATGGCCGATATCCGCTGCACGAGGTCGCCGCGCACGGACGGGTGGTGATGCTCAAGATGCTGCTCAAGCACGGCGTTCGCATCGACTCGCGGGACCCCGACGGCCAGACGCCGCTGGATGTCGCCATCCTCAACGGCCGCACCCAGGCCGCGCAGGTCCTGATCCGCGCCGGCGCCACCTTCGATCCATCGCAATTGCTGCTGGAGGCGGCGCGGCGCAAGGTCAGCGACCGCGATGTGGTTCGCCTTCTCAAGCGCCACGGCGCTGACATGGAGGTACGGGACGAACAGGGCAACACCCCGCTACTGATCGCGGCAGCCAACGGCAACCATCGCCTGGTGCACTATCTGATCGAGTTCGGTGCCGACACCAATGCGCGCAATGCTGCCGGCGAAACGGCGCTGATCATCGCCCGACGCCTGAAACGACCGGAGCTCGAAGAGTTCCTGCTCGCCAATGGCGCCATCGACTCGAAGCCCTGA
- a CDS encoding cytochrome C assembly family protein → MNITLLTYPAAALYLLTAVLTAVLTAVLIAARLFGGRDARDRRPLVLGLGFMALALHGAVLYSELVTEAGINLGFFNAASLTAWMIAALLLVSALGKPVEMLGLAVFPLAALTMLLDLHNPGHHLLDNKADWTLGVHVTVSILAYAMLTLATIQALLLAVQDNHLRSHHPGGFIRALPPLQTMEALLFEMIGLGFVLLSLSLLSGFFYLEDMFAQHVAHKTLLSLIAWMVFGALLWGRYRFGWRGTTAIRWTLTGFVVLMLAYFGSKAVLELVLHR, encoded by the coding sequence ATGAACATCACCCTGCTGACCTATCCGGCCGCCGCCCTGTACCTGCTGACCGCCGTGCTGACCGCCGTGCTGACCGCCGTGCTGATCGCCGCGCGCCTGTTCGGCGGGCGCGACGCCCGTGATCGGCGCCCGCTGGTGCTGGGACTGGGGTTCATGGCACTGGCCCTGCACGGCGCCGTGCTCTACAGCGAGCTGGTGACCGAGGCCGGCATCAACCTCGGCTTCTTCAATGCCGCCTCGCTCACCGCCTGGATGATCGCCGCCCTGCTGCTGGTCTCGGCGCTGGGCAAACCAGTGGAGATGCTGGGACTCGCAGTATTCCCCCTGGCCGCGCTCACCATGCTGCTGGACCTGCACAATCCGGGACATCATCTCCTGGACAACAAGGCCGACTGGACCCTGGGGGTACACGTCACCGTCAGCATCCTCGCCTACGCCATGCTCACCCTGGCCACCATCCAGGCCCTGCTGCTGGCAGTCCAGGACAATCACCTGCGTTCGCATCATCCCGGCGGTTTCATCCGTGCCCTGCCGCCCCTGCAGACCATGGAGGCCCTGCTGTTCGAGATGATCGGCCTGGGCTTCGTGCTGCTCAGCCTGTCGTTGCTCAGCGGCTTCTTCTACCTGGAAGACATGTTCGCCCAGCACGTGGCACACAAGACCCTGCTGTCACTGATCGCCTGGATGGTGTTCGGCGCATTGCTGTGGGGCCGTTATCGCTTCGGCTGGCGCGGCACCACCGCCATCCGCTGGACGCTGACCGGCTTCGTGGTGCTGATGCTGGCCTACTTCGGCAGCAAGGCCGTGCTCGAACTGGTGCTGCACCGATGA
- the rplS gene encoding 50S ribosomal protein L19, with protein sequence MSNIIQELEAEQMNKEIPAFGPGDTLVVQVKVKEGNRERLQAFEGVCIAKRNRGLNSSFTVRKISHGEGVERVFQTYSPQIASIEVKRRGDVRRAKLYYLRGRTGKAARIKEKISTK encoded by the coding sequence ATGAGCAACATCATCCAGGAACTCGAAGCAGAACAGATGAACAAGGAGATCCCGGCCTTCGGTCCGGGCGACACCCTGGTCGTGCAGGTCAAGGTGAAGGAAGGCAACCGCGAGCGCCTGCAGGCCTTCGAAGGCGTCTGCATCGCCAAGCGCAACCGCGGCCTGAACTCCTCGTTCACCGTGCGCAAGATCTCCCACGGCGAGGGCGTGGAGCGGGTGTTCCAGACCTACAGCCCGCAGATCGCCTCCATCGAGGTCAAGCGTCGTGGCGACGTGCGTCGCGCCAAGCTGTACTACCTGCGCGGTCGCACCGGCAAGGCGGCGCGCATCAAGGAGAAGATCTCCACCAAGTGA
- a CDS encoding putative 2OG-Fe(II) oxygenase — MSQLYLYAEPPLHLGKVEGHQPITQSLIAAFEREFGGPHMRQSHLELGRLENTWIAREAIPEIEPLLTLANQAAQAILGREDLRTAFWFNRMLPGDRTARHNHEEGGELLSGVYYLETPPDCGDLLVYHPGGPTRIAPCEGRFVFFAPRLAHAVEENRSGRRRLSVAFNFGPAG, encoded by the coding sequence ATGAGTCAGCTGTACCTGTATGCCGAACCTCCCCTGCACCTTGGCAAGGTGGAGGGACATCAGCCCATTACCCAGTCACTCATTGCCGCCTTCGAGCGCGAATTCGGCGGTCCGCACATGCGCCAGTCACACCTCGAGCTGGGGCGCCTGGAGAACACCTGGATCGCACGCGAGGCCATCCCAGAGATCGAGCCCTTGCTCACACTGGCCAACCAGGCGGCCCAGGCCATCCTCGGCCGCGAAGACCTGCGTACCGCCTTCTGGTTCAATCGCATGCTGCCAGGCGACCGCACGGCGCGACACAACCACGAGGAGGGTGGCGAACTGCTCTCCGGTGTCTATTACCTGGAAACACCACCCGACTGTGGCGATCTACTGGTCTATCACCCGGGCGGGCCGACCCGCATCGCCCCGTGCGAGGGGCGCTTCGTGTTCTTCGCGCCCCGCCTGGCGCATGCCGTGGAGGAAAACCGCAGCGGCCGGCGGCGACTCTCGGTCGCCTTCAATTTCGGGCCGGCGGGATAG
- a CDS encoding DUF2452 domain-containing protein, with the protein MNDDREQHPDPIHRGEARSSPYPVSRLAPAFGLVDLAAELERADQAIAGQTNAQLELIAEQIRHLQAQARQILEKAHQDLELHKARCTFAKRPGQIYHLYRTASGELQFSLLSPADWGGRPPHDYQGAWRWSPTSAGRAWTVPLRRTDRVRSDDGSAPPGR; encoded by the coding sequence ATGAACGACGACCGAGAGCAGCATCCCGATCCCATTCACCGCGGCGAGGCGCGCAGCAGCCCCTACCCGGTGAGCCGACTGGCCCCGGCCTTCGGCCTGGTGGACCTGGCTGCCGAGCTGGAGCGCGCCGACCAGGCCATCGCCGGCCAGACCAATGCCCAGCTGGAACTGATCGCCGAGCAGATTCGCCACTTGCAGGCCCAGGCGCGGCAGATCCTGGAGAAGGCGCACCAGGATCTGGAACTGCACAAGGCCCGCTGCACCTTCGCCAAGCGCCCCGGCCAGATCTACCATCTGTATCGCACGGCCTCGGGTGAATTGCAGTTCTCGCTGCTCTCGCCGGCCGACTGGGGCGGCCGGCCGCCACACGACTATCAGGGCGCCTGGCGGTGGAGCCCGACCAGCGCTGGACGCGCATGGACAGTCCCGCTCAGGCGGACTGATCGCGTTCGAAGCGACGACGGATCAGCACCGCCTGGTCGCTGA
- the rpsP gene encoding 30S ribosomal protein S16, translating to MVSIRLARTGAKKRPFYHIVAADSRRARGGRYIERLGFFNPIAVEGEEALRIDLERVDYWVSVGAQLTDRARKLVESYRKDTQAAA from the coding sequence ATGGTTTCGATTCGTCTTGCCAGAACCGGCGCCAAGAAGCGTCCTTTCTACCACATCGTGGCCGCCGATTCGCGTCGTGCCCGCGGTGGCCGCTACATCGAGCGCCTGGGTTTCTTCAACCCGATCGCGGTCGAGGGTGAAGAGGCCCTGCGCATCGACCTGGAACGCGTGGACTACTGGGTGTCCGTTGGCGCCCAGCTCACCGACCGCGCGCGCAAGCTGGTCGAGTCCTATCGCAAGGACACCCAGGCTGCCGCCTGA
- the rimM gene encoding ribosome maturation factor RimM (Essential for efficient processing of 16S rRNA), with amino-acid sequence MNASDEHGRKIVGGDGKPLVTLGRVTGAYGLQGWIKVHSDTAPRENIARYGHLYLDRGDGWQRWKLASGRRQGKAVVLKLKGCNDRDAAEALVGAQIAITRDQLPELEAPGDYYWTDLQGLRVETLDGVDLGRVDHLFETGANDVMVVRGERERLIPFLWEQVVREVDLEAGRMRVDWDPDF; translated from the coding sequence GTGAACGCATCGGACGAACACGGCAGGAAGATCGTCGGGGGTGACGGGAAACCACTCGTCACCCTCGGTCGCGTTACCGGGGCGTACGGGTTGCAGGGGTGGATCAAGGTCCATTCCGACACCGCGCCCCGCGAGAACATCGCCCGCTATGGTCACCTGTACCTGGATCGGGGCGATGGCTGGCAACGCTGGAAGCTGGCTTCCGGGCGGCGCCAGGGCAAGGCCGTGGTGCTCAAGCTCAAGGGCTGCAACGACCGCGACGCGGCCGAAGCCCTGGTCGGCGCACAGATCGCCATTACTCGCGATCAGCTGCCCGAGCTGGAGGCGCCCGGCGACTACTACTGGACCGATCTGCAAGGACTGCGGGTCGAGACCCTGGACGGGGTCGATCTGGGGCGGGTGGATCACCTGTTCGAGACCGGTGCCAACGACGTGATGGTGGTCCGGGGTGAACGCGAACGCCTGATCCCCTTCCTCTGGGAACAGGTAGTGCGCGAGGTGGATCTCGAGGCCGGCCGCATGCGGGTGGACTGGGATCCGGATTTCTGA
- the ffh gene encoding signal recognition particle protein, with protein MFKNLSDRLGEVLQKVRGQGRITETNIKDTLREVRMALLEADVALPVVKTFVDQVREKALGEEVTKSLTPGQALVKIVHDELVSVMGEANEGLNLAVQPPAVVMVAGLQGSGKTTSVAKLGCMLKEREKKKVMVVSCDVYRPAAIEQLKTLAADVGVEFFPSNAMQKPVAIARAAIDAARKGFFDVLLVDTAGRLHVDEQMMDEIRELHAAVNPVETLFVVDAMTGQDAATTARAFDQALPLTGVILTKTDGDARGGAALSIRQITGKPIKFLGVGEKTDALEPFHPDRVASRILGMGDVLSLVEEVTQKIDQKKAEKLARKLQKGQGFTLTDFKEQMEQMQAMGGISSLMDKLPGMNKVPDAVKAQMGDRETRRMIAIVNSMTPQEREFPGVIKGSRKKRIARGAGVQVQDVNKLLKQFTQMQKMMKKMKGGGLEKMMRGMKGRFPGMPPGGGLPF; from the coding sequence ATGTTCAAGAACCTCTCCGACCGTCTCGGCGAAGTGTTGCAGAAAGTGCGCGGCCAGGGCCGCATCACCGAGACCAATATCAAGGACACCCTGCGCGAGGTGCGCATGGCCCTGCTCGAGGCCGATGTCGCCCTGCCGGTGGTCAAGACCTTTGTCGACCAGGTGCGCGAGAAGGCCCTGGGCGAGGAGGTGACGAAGAGCCTCACGCCTGGCCAGGCGCTGGTCAAGATCGTGCACGACGAACTGGTCTCGGTCATGGGCGAGGCCAATGAGGGGCTCAACCTGGCCGTGCAGCCGCCGGCGGTGGTAATGGTCGCGGGCCTGCAGGGTTCGGGCAAGACCACCAGCGTGGCCAAGCTGGGGTGTATGCTCAAGGAGCGCGAGAAGAAGAAGGTCATGGTGGTCAGTTGCGACGTGTACCGCCCGGCGGCGATCGAGCAGCTCAAGACCCTGGCCGCCGATGTGGGCGTGGAGTTTTTCCCGTCGAATGCCATGCAGAAGCCTGTCGCCATTGCCCGGGCCGCGATCGATGCGGCACGCAAGGGCTTCTTCGACGTGCTGCTGGTCGATACCGCCGGTCGCCTGCACGTCGACGAGCAGATGATGGACGAGATCCGTGAGCTGCATGCTGCGGTGAACCCCGTCGAGACCCTGTTCGTGGTCGATGCCATGACGGGTCAGGACGCGGCCACTACCGCGCGCGCCTTCGACCAGGCGCTGCCGCTGACCGGCGTCATTCTCACCAAGACCGATGGTGACGCACGCGGCGGTGCGGCGCTGTCGATCCGACAGATCACAGGCAAGCCGATCAAGTTCCTCGGGGTGGGCGAGAAGACCGACGCGCTCGAACCTTTCCATCCCGACCGGGTGGCTTCCCGTATTCTCGGCATGGGCGACGTGCTCTCGCTGGTCGAGGAAGTCACGCAGAAGATCGACCAGAAGAAGGCCGAGAAGCTGGCGCGCAAGCTGCAGAAGGGACAGGGCTTCACGCTGACCGATTTCAAGGAACAGATGGAACAGATGCAGGCCATGGGCGGCATCTCCAGCCTGATGGACAAGCTGCCTGGCATGAACAAGGTGCCCGATGCGGTGAAGGCGCAGATGGGCGATCGCGAGACCCGGCGCATGATTGCCATCGTCAACTCCATGACCCCGCAAGAGCGCGAGTTCCCTGGTGTCATCAAGGGTTCACGCAAGAAGCGCATTGCGCGCGGCGCCGGTGTGCAGGTGCAGGACGTGAACAAGCTGCTCAAGCAGTTCACCCAGATGCAGAAGATGATGAAGAAGATGAAGGGGGGTGGGCTGGAAAAGATGATGCGCGGCATGAAGGGGCGCTTCCCCGGCATGCCGCCGGGCGGGGGGCTGCCGTTCTGA
- a CDS encoding OmpA family protein: MERLMRSLAVAVSLILVGLWWASARAADAALEQERDQLARLREFVSQVSERVRQLEKALAEAEARNRRQSEEIDRLEKQLAARQGKDPDEQERLRRRFFAALGERLPLSPVYEIRGDRVVVPADLVFVFSRAQLGAEGESRLQPLARALRELAGELPAALPWRLRVEGHTDRRPLRSNREFPTNWELSAARATEVVRYLVHNGLPERRLEGVALAATRPLDERRNRAAYRRNRRIELHLAFER; encoded by the coding sequence ATGGAACGACTGATGCGCTCCCTGGCGGTAGCTGTTTCGCTCATCCTGGTGGGCTTGTGGTGGGCCTCGGCGCGGGCCGCCGATGCGGCGCTGGAGCAGGAGCGCGATCAGCTTGCCCGGCTGCGCGAATTCGTCTCTCAGGTGAGCGAACGTGTCCGCCAGCTCGAGAAGGCACTGGCCGAGGCCGAGGCGCGCAATCGTCGCCAGTCCGAGGAGATCGACCGTCTCGAGAAGCAGTTGGCGGCCCGGCAGGGTAAGGATCCGGATGAGCAGGAACGCCTGCGACGGCGTTTCTTTGCCGCCCTGGGCGAGCGCCTGCCCCTCTCGCCGGTATACGAGATCCGCGGCGATCGCGTCGTCGTGCCGGCCGACCTGGTGTTCGTGTTCTCGCGTGCCCAGCTCGGCGCCGAGGGCGAATCGCGCCTGCAACCCCTGGCCCGTGCCCTGCGCGAGCTGGCCGGTGAGTTGCCGGCGGCACTGCCCTGGCGCCTGCGCGTGGAGGGGCATACCGACCGGCGCCCGTTGCGCAGTAACCGGGAATTTCCCACCAACTGGGAGCTGTCTGCCGCGCGTGCCACCGAGGTGGTACGTTATCTGGTGCATAACGGCCTGCCGGAGAGACGCCTGGAAGGGGTGGCGCTGGCCGCTACCCGCCCGCTGGACGAGCGCAGGAACCGTGCTGCCTATCGGCGCAATCGGCGCATCGAGCTGCACCTGGCTTTCGAACGCTGA
- the sbcB gene encoding exodeoxyribonuclease I — protein MSRQTTSFYWHDYETWGADPARDRAAQFAGLRTDLDFNPIGEPLVIYARPADDMLPQPGACMVTGISPRRALAEGAPEADFFRFIHAEMMQPGTCSLGYNTIRFDDEVTRYGLYRNFFDPYEREWKNGNSRWDLIDVVRLTHALRPEGIEWPEKEPGVTTFRLEKLTEANDIAHTGAHDALADVRATIALARLVRERQPRLFDYVFNHRDKQTLAGMLEPAAGRPVLHVSSRYPARLGCIAAVLPLAWHPRNRNSVIVYDLRVDPAPLLELDAEALRERLYTRAEDLPEGVERIALKEVHINKAPVVVPMNTLTDAARERWQMDAAAEQRHRDQLLAHRETVQQKLAEVFAEREYPPRDPDLDLYGGFPSEADRRRCERVRATPPEELGRLDLRFDDPRYQELLFRYRARNWPETLNREERARWDEWRRARVRDPEGPSSITLEQYRRELARLAVDTSLAEDRRRVVDELLEWPGLVGLD, from the coding sequence ATGAGCCGCCAGACCACCAGCTTCTACTGGCACGACTACGAGACCTGGGGCGCCGATCCCGCGCGTGACCGCGCGGCCCAGTTCGCCGGTCTGCGCACCGATCTCGATTTCAACCCCATCGGCGAGCCGCTGGTGATCTACGCGCGACCGGCCGACGACATGCTGCCGCAGCCCGGCGCCTGCATGGTCACCGGCATCTCGCCGCGGCGCGCGTTGGCCGAAGGCGCGCCCGAGGCCGATTTCTTCCGCTTCATCCATGCCGAGATGATGCAGCCGGGCACCTGCTCGCTGGGCTACAACACCATCCGCTTCGACGACGAGGTCACCCGCTACGGCCTGTACCGCAATTTCTTCGATCCCTACGAGCGCGAATGGAAGAACGGCAATTCGCGCTGGGACCTGATCGACGTGGTGCGTCTCACCCATGCGCTGCGTCCCGAGGGCATCGAATGGCCCGAGAAGGAACCCGGGGTGACCACCTTTCGCCTGGAGAAGCTCACCGAGGCCAACGACATCGCCCACACGGGCGCGCACGATGCGCTTGCCGATGTGCGCGCCACCATCGCCCTGGCGCGCCTGGTGCGCGAGCGTCAGCCGCGCCTGTTCGATTATGTCTTCAACCACCGCGACAAGCAGACGCTCGCCGGCATGCTCGAACCGGCCGCCGGCCGCCCGGTGCTGCACGTCTCGTCGCGGTATCCTGCGCGCCTGGGCTGTATCGCCGCGGTGCTGCCGCTGGCCTGGCACCCGCGCAACCGCAACAGCGTCATCGTTTATGACCTGCGGGTCGATCCCGCGCCGTTGCTGGAGCTCGACGCCGAGGCGCTGCGCGAGCGTCTCTACACCCGTGCCGAGGATTTGCCCGAGGGCGTCGAGCGCATCGCGCTGAAAGAGGTCCACATCAACAAGGCGCCGGTGGTGGTGCCCATGAACACGCTGACCGATGCCGCACGCGAGCGCTGGCAGATGGATGCCGCCGCCGAACAGCGTCACCGCGACCAGTTGCTCGCTCATCGTGAGACCGTGCAGCAAAAGCTCGCCGAGGTGTTCGCCGAACGGGAATATCCGCCGCGCGACCCTGATCTCGATCTGTATGGCGGTTTCCCCAGCGAGGCCGATCGGCGTCGCTGCGAACGGGTGCGCGCGACCCCGCCCGAGGAACTGGGTCGTCTCGATCTGCGCTTCGATGATCCGCGCTATCAGGAGCTGCTGTTCCGCTACCGTGCGCGCAACTGGCCCGAGACCCTGAACCGCGAGGAGCGCGCGCGCTGGGACGAATGGCGTCGGGCGCGGGTGCGCGACCCCGAGGGTCCCTCCAGTATCACCCTCGAACAGTACCGCCGTGAACTGGCGCGCCTGGCGGTCGACACCTCGCTGGCCGAAGACCGCCGCCGCGTGGTCGATGAGTTGCTCGAATGGCCAGGTCTGGTCGGCCTGGATTGA